In a genomic window of Paracoccaceae bacterium:
- the ccrA gene encoding crotonyl-CoA carboxylase/reductase — MALDTTIAHYEAPQKDLYEMGEMPPMGHVPKQMYAWAIRRERHGEPDTAMLQEVVDVPQLDSHDVLVLVMAAGVNYNGVWAALGQPISPFDGHGEPYQICGSDASGIVWAVGDRVTRWKVGDEVVVHCNQDDGDDEHCNGGDPMYSPTQRIWGYETPDGSFAQFTRVQSQQLMPRPKHLTWEESACYTLTLATAYRMLFGHEPHDLKPGQNVLVWGASGGLGSYAIQLINTAGANAIGVISDESKREFVMELGAKGVLNRKDFDCWGQMPTVNTPEYATWFKEARKFGKAIWDITGKGVNVDMVFEHPGEATFPVSTFVVKKGGMVVICAGTTGFNLTFDVRYMWMHQKRLQGSHFAHLKQASAANNLMLERRLDPCMSEVFTWADLPLAHMKMLRNEHKPGNMSVLVQAPTTGLRTLEDALEARR, encoded by the coding sequence ATGGCACTGGATACGACCATCGCGCATTATGAGGCGCCTCAAAAGGACCTCTATGAAATGGGGGAAATGCCGCCAATGGGTCATGTGCCCAAACAGATGTACGCCTGGGCGATTCGTCGTGAGCGGCATGGCGAACCGGACACCGCCATGTTGCAGGAAGTCGTTGATGTGCCCCAACTGGACAGCCACGACGTACTTGTGCTGGTGATGGCGGCGGGCGTGAATTACAATGGCGTGTGGGCGGCATTGGGTCAGCCCATCAGCCCGTTTGACGGGCACGGCGAACCATATCAGATTTGTGGATCGGATGCTTCGGGTATTGTTTGGGCCGTCGGGGACCGTGTGACGCGCTGGAAGGTCGGGGATGAGGTCGTGGTGCATTGCAATCAGGATGATGGCGATGACGAGCACTGCAATGGTGGCGATCCGATGTATTCCCCGACCCAGCGGATCTGGGGTTATGAAACGCCGGATGGGTCGTTTGCGCAATTCACCCGCGTGCAGAGCCAGCAATTGATGCCACGGCCAAAACACCTGACATGGGAAGAAAGTGCGTGCTACACGCTCACGCTCGCGACCGCCTATCGGATGTTGTTTGGCCATGAACCGCATGACCTCAAGCCCGGTCAGAACGTTTTGGTCTGGGGTGCATCCGGAGGATTGGGATCCTATGCCATCCAATTGATAAACACGGCCGGGGCCAATGCGATCGGGGTGATTTCGGATGAAAGCAAACGAGAGTTTGTGATGGAACTGGGCGCAAAGGGTGTTTTGAACCGGAAGGATTTCGATTGCTGGGGGCAAATGCCAACTGTGAACACGCCTGAATATGCAACCTGGTTCAAGGAGGCGCGCAAGTTCGGCAAGGCGATCTGGGACATTACCGGTAAGGGTGTGAACGTTGATATGGTGTTTGAGCACCCGGGCGAGGCAACCTTCCCGGTCTCCACCTTTGTGGTGAAGAAGGGGGGCATGGTCGTTATTTGCGCCGGCACAACCGGATTCAATCTGACCTTTGATGTGCGTTATATGTGGATGCACCAGAAGCGTCTGCAGGGGAGCCATTTCGCACATCTCAAGCAAGCTTCGGCCGCAAACAACCTGATGTTGGAGCGACGTCTCGATCCGTGCATGTCAGAAGTGTTCACATGGGCAGATCTGCCGTTGGCGCATATGAAAATGCTGCGCAACGAGCACAAACCGGGCAATATGTCCGTTCTGGTACAAGCGCCGACAACGGGATTGCGGACGCTGGAGGACGCTTTGGAGGCCCGGCGTTAA
- a CDS encoding acyl-homoserine-lactone synthase has protein sequence MLHYVYGTDLDNFPKLRDTMFRDRAEQFANRLGWDAVTVDENGHEMDHYDSLNPLYIIWEMPDGSHGGSMRMMPTVGETMVNDHFAHLTGGVRIQSPLIWECTRFCISPRADRRATAALVVAAGELMDEFALEHFVGVFFEKMERVFALSYINADVLGVDPQMDAAGDRIAVGTWEITPKTIERNLARIGITRETSKDWFRASFNRNYVPISTPVELKMCA, from the coding sequence ATGCTGCATTACGTTTACGGAACCGATCTCGATAACTTTCCTAAACTGCGCGATACAATGTTCCGCGATCGCGCTGAGCAATTTGCCAATCGTTTGGGATGGGACGCGGTCACCGTGGATGAGAACGGGCATGAGATGGATCATTATGACTCGCTGAACCCGCTCTACATCATCTGGGAAATGCCAGATGGATCGCACGGCGGGTCCATGCGAATGATGCCGACTGTGGGTGAAACCATGGTGAACGATCACTTCGCACATTTGACAGGCGGCGTCAGAATTCAAAGCCCGCTGATCTGGGAATGCACGCGGTTCTGTATCTCTCCGCGCGCAGATCGCCGTGCGACTGCGGCGCTTGTTGTGGCGGCGGGTGAGTTGATGGACGAATTTGCGCTGGAGCATTTTGTCGGCGTCTTTTTCGAGAAAATGGAACGCGTATTTGCGTTGAGCTACATCAACGCTGATGTTTTGGGTGTTGATCCGCAAATGGATGCTGCGGGTGATCGCATCGCAGTGGGCACCTGGGAAATCACGCCCAAAACGATTGAACGCAATCTGGCGCGCATCGGTATTACTCGGGAAACTTCCAAAGACTGGTTCCGTGCGTCGTTCAACCGCAACTACGTTCCAATCTCGACGCCGGTCGAACTGAAAATGTGCGCCTGA
- a CDS encoding AAA family ATPase, with the protein MTLPALTFSDDQAAAFDSVTDVLRSAGIDLDDQLLTPPKGSATSVMAVTGKAGSGKTLLLAELYKALEGAGVEVVSGDYESRKRRDKRTLAILAPTNKAASVLRLRGVPATTIHRILYTPVYDPEYERLAEWLATGGDERPEIEGLTDLALDRAAAFYASNKSIPGALAAAGLRGSDFITGWKRREEPLDIGFVDESSMLDDKQFEDLKEIFPTLLLFGDPAQLAPVNQSGTMVFEKLPENRVLTLNRIHRQEADNPILDLAHALGDPDLSFEQFERMVEEAATRDERVVWGQRVEVDLMARSPVLVWRNATRIRLINAFRQVHGAPEDALLEGEPLICDGLELPLKHRKKRLDLEARGLIKGAQVIFLGEGRKPGFSRLHVMGAEDPQVSAASIVKIEKPDEEEPFIPFAARMGATFLHGAAVTIHKAQGSQWDTVQVFAPDLYGAARMGRSEAGQPLWKRLAYVAITRAQERLVWVVRNRLSMPTGPLSVDDLRSIPAAPLSLAEPPSEELL; encoded by the coding sequence ATGACCCTTCCCGCGCTCACGTTTTCAGATGATCAGGCCGCCGCTTTTGATAGCGTAACAGATGTCCTGCGTAGTGCCGGAATTGATTTGGATGATCAGCTTCTGACGCCGCCCAAGGGATCAGCAACATCCGTCATGGCAGTCACAGGCAAGGCTGGCTCTGGCAAGACCTTGCTGCTTGCAGAGCTTTACAAGGCCCTCGAGGGCGCTGGGGTTGAGGTCGTTTCGGGCGATTATGAATCCCGCAAACGGCGCGACAAACGCACGCTTGCGATTTTGGCTCCGACCAACAAGGCGGCAAGTGTTTTGCGCCTGCGCGGCGTGCCCGCGACAACGATCCACCGTATTCTCTATACGCCAGTTTATGACCCGGAATATGAACGTCTTGCAGAATGGCTTGCAACCGGAGGAGATGAACGGCCCGAAATCGAAGGGTTGACCGATCTGGCTCTGGACCGTGCGGCAGCCTTTTATGCCAGCAACAAATCGATTCCGGGCGCTTTGGCTGCGGCGGGGTTGCGCGGATCAGATTTCATCACGGGATGGAAACGACGCGAAGAACCCTTGGATATTGGATTTGTTGATGAATCCTCGATGCTGGATGACAAGCAATTTGAGGATCTCAAGGAGATTTTCCCGACGCTTTTGCTGTTTGGTGATCCCGCGCAGCTCGCACCGGTCAATCAATCAGGCACCATGGTGTTCGAAAAATTGCCGGAAAACCGGGTGCTGACGCTGAACCGAATTCACAGGCAAGAGGCGGACAACCCGATCCTCGATCTGGCTCATGCGTTGGGCGATCCTGACCTGAGCTTTGAGCAGTTTGAACGCATGGTTGAAGAAGCCGCTACACGAGATGAGCGTGTGGTTTGGGGCCAGCGCGTCGAGGTTGATTTGATGGCGCGCAGTCCGGTTCTGGTTTGGCGCAATGCCACGCGCATCCGGCTGATCAATGCGTTTCGTCAAGTTCATGGCGCCCCGGAGGATGCCTTGCTGGAGGGCGAACCCCTGATCTGTGATGGATTGGAATTGCCCTTGAAGCATCGCAAGAAGCGTCTCGATCTGGAAGCCCGCGGGTTGATCAAGGGCGCGCAGGTGATTTTTCTGGGCGAAGGTCGCAAGCCCGGTTTCAGCCGCTTGCATGTAATGGGCGCAGAAGATCCGCAAGTCTCCGCCGCTTCGATTGTCAAAATCGAAAAGCCTGATGAAGAAGAGCCGTTCATTCCGTTTGCTGCGCGCATGGGGGCAACATTTTTGCATGGTGCGGCCGTTACCATCCATAAAGCACAGGGCAGCCAATGGGATACGGTGCAGGTTTTCGCCCCTGATTTATATGGCGCAGCACGCATGGGACGTTCAGAGGCGGGGCAACCGCTTTGGAAACGTCTGGCTTATGTGGCGATCACCCGGGCGCAGGAACGACTTGTCTGGGTCGTTCGCAATCGTTTGTCGATGCCCACTGGCCCGCTGTCAGTTGATGATTTGCGCAGCATTCCTGCTGCACCTCTGTCATTGGCAGAGCCCCCATCAGAGGAGTTACTATGA
- a CDS encoding SDR family oxidoreductase — protein sequence MKSIIITGASSGIGHATAKVFLEAGWRVGVIARRADRLEALADQYETAIPLPADVTDATGMQAAFDAFGHIDVLFNNAGLFGPAATIDEIDLEEWAQVLQVNVGGMFIAARLAFAKMRAQDPQGGRIINNGSLSAYVPRPNSVCYTTTKHAVTGLTKTLSLDGRPFGIACGQIDIGNAETALLAQLKKSQPGTDTMDVSNAARSVLHMAEMPAEANVQFMTVMATRMPYIGRG from the coding sequence ATGAAGTCCATTATCATCACCGGCGCAAGTTCCGGCATTGGACACGCAACAGCAAAAGTGTTTTTGGAGGCCGGGTGGCGCGTCGGGGTGATTGCCCGGCGTGCGGACAGGTTGGAGGCGCTGGCCGATCAATACGAAACGGCAATACCGCTGCCCGCTGATGTCACCGACGCCACTGGCATGCAGGCGGCGTTTGATGCCTTCGGTCATATCGATGTTTTATTCAACAATGCGGGGCTTTTTGGACCCGCAGCCACAATTGATGAGATTGATCTGGAGGAGTGGGCGCAGGTCTTGCAGGTCAATGTCGGGGGTATGTTCATCGCCGCGCGTTTGGCCTTTGCGAAGATGCGCGCGCAGGACCCACAGGGCGGTCGGATCATCAACAACGGGTCACTGTCAGCCTATGTGCCGCGTCCAAATTCAGTGTGTTATACGACGACAAAACATGCGGTGACCGGGTTGACGAAAACGCTGTCGCTGGATGGGCGACCGTTCGGCATTGCTTGTGGACAGATTGACATTGGCAATGCGGAAACCGCGCTCCTGGCGCAGTTAAAAAAATCGCAACCGGGTACCGACACGATGGATGTGAGCAATGCGGCGCGCTCAGTATTGCACATGGCCGAAATGCCCGCCGAAGCGAATGTTCAATTCATGACCGTCATGGCGACGCGCATGCCCTATATTGGACGCGGATAA
- a CDS encoding autoinducer binding domain-containing protein has product MVTTNRAETILEELDQADTLDKLYRVTFRMRDVYDVRHVVYYWVNSVGENYGAGTYSAEWAERYVEKDYNKIDPVVLGCFQRFDPVNWKDLDWTSKPVKGFLKDALDHGVGAQGLAIPIRGPSGQYAVLSINDTRDDAEWDGFIREYKRDFMIIAYEFNKKGLEFEERGSDKMLGKLSPRELSALTYLARGLSRVQAAHHMKISEHTLRVYIESARHKLGALNTTHAVARAINSGIIVA; this is encoded by the coding sequence ATGGTGACGACCAATCGAGCCGAAACGATTTTGGAGGAGTTGGATCAAGCGGACACGCTTGATAAGCTCTACCGGGTGACATTTCGCATGCGTGACGTTTATGACGTCAGGCATGTGGTTTATTACTGGGTCAACAGCGTCGGTGAGAATTATGGAGCAGGCACCTATAGTGCGGAATGGGCCGAAAGATACGTAGAGAAAGACTACAACAAGATTGATCCGGTGGTTTTGGGTTGTTTCCAGCGATTTGACCCGGTGAACTGGAAAGATCTGGATTGGACGTCTAAACCCGTAAAAGGATTTCTGAAAGACGCATTGGATCACGGAGTAGGGGCACAGGGTCTCGCGATCCCAATCCGTGGGCCCAGTGGTCAGTACGCGGTTCTGAGCATCAATGACACCAGAGACGACGCAGAATGGGATGGTTTCATACGCGAGTACAAACGCGACTTCATGATCATCGCCTATGAGTTCAATAAGAAAGGTCTCGAATTCGAAGAGCGCGGCAGCGACAAGATGCTGGGCAAATTATCACCGCGTGAATTGAGCGCTCTGACCTACCTCGCACGAGGCCTCAGCCGGGTGCAGGCCGCACACCACATGAAAATATCAGAGCATACTTTGCGAGTGTACATTGAATCCGCGCGCCACAAACTGGGTGCTCTGAACACCACGCACGCCGTCGCGCGCGCCATCAACAGCGGCATCATCGTCGCCTGA